One genomic segment of Campylobacter sp. includes these proteins:
- a CDS encoding DNA starvation/stationary phase protection protein, protein MSKTVKQLNKLQADAHAFFVAFHDYHWNVKGLQFAQVHAYTEKAYDEMGELFDDMAERALQIGGKAVTKAKDLIELSKDAPISVKDSYSVSEVLEDVKKAYEYLVKEFKKLQEVAEEEGDDTTSNIAQDHYGDYEKRLWMLSSMLSK, encoded by the coding sequence ATGTCAAAAACGGTAAAACAACTAAACAAACTTCAGGCGGACGCTCATGCGTTCTTTGTTGCATTCCACGATTATCACTGGAATGTTAAGGGCTTACAATTCGCGCAGGTTCACGCTTACACCGAGAAAGCATACGACGAGATGGGCGAGCTCTTCGACGATATGGCCGAGCGCGCGCTTCAAATAGGTGGCAAGGCCGTAACTAAGGCTAAGGATCTAATTGAGCTTTCAAAAGACGCTCCGATTAGCGTAAAAGACAGCTATAGCGTATCTGAGGTACTCGAGGATGTTAAAAAAGCCTATGAGTATTTGGTAAAAGAATTTAAAAAGCTTCAAGAAGTAGCCGAAGAAGAGGGCGACGATACGACTTCAAATATTGCGCAGGATCACTATGGCGATTATGAAAAACGCCTATGGATGCTAAGCTCAATGCTAAGCAAATAA